A window from Desulfuromonas acetoxidans DSM 684 encodes these proteins:
- the glgC gene encoding glucose-1-phosphate adenylyltransferase — MKKFDKVSELTRNTLALVLAGGEGSRLKELTQWRAKPAVPFGGKYRIIDFVLSNCVNSDIRRIGVLTQYKSHSLIRHIQRAWSFMRYEVGEFVELLPAQQRLGKEWYQGTANALYQNLDILRRHNPEYVLVLGGDHIYAMDYRDMIATHAASGADVTVGCVEVPRMEATGFGVMSVNNDLRVTRFTEKPADPEAIPGKPDKALASMGIYIFSPQFLFDKLIEDHDDPHSSKDFGKDIIPSLIANSHVQAYPFVDDHGEPGYWRDVGTLASYWNANMDLCSITPELNLYNEDWPIWTYQAQMPPAKFAFDDEGRRGAAIDSMVSAGCILSGSRVKRSIVFSGCFLHSYSFIKDSVILPQVDIGRDCRITKAIIDKSCVIAPGTIIGEDRAEDEKRFYVDENGIVLVTPDMLGQHLHMVR, encoded by the coding sequence ATGAAGAAGTTTGATAAGGTTTCAGAATTGACGCGTAATACGCTGGCCCTGGTGCTGGCCGGTGGAGAGGGCAGTCGCCTCAAAGAGCTTACCCAGTGGCGGGCCAAACCGGCCGTGCCGTTTGGCGGCAAGTATCGCATTATCGATTTTGTACTGTCCAACTGCGTCAATTCCGACATTCGTCGCATCGGAGTTTTAACTCAGTATAAGTCGCATTCCCTGATCCGCCATATTCAACGGGCCTGGAGCTTCATGCGCTACGAGGTTGGCGAATTTGTTGAACTGCTTCCTGCGCAGCAACGGCTGGGCAAGGAGTGGTATCAGGGTACGGCCAATGCCCTGTATCAGAATCTGGATATCCTGCGCCGCCACAATCCCGAGTATGTGCTGGTGTTGGGCGGGGATCATATCTATGCGATGGATTATCGCGACATGATCGCCACTCACGCCGCCTCCGGCGCGGATGTGACTGTCGGGTGCGTTGAAGTGCCGCGTATGGAGGCCACCGGTTTCGGTGTCATGTCGGTCAATAACGATCTGCGGGTGACCCGTTTTACTGAAAAACCGGCTGATCCCGAAGCGATTCCCGGTAAGCCGGACAAGGCTCTGGCGTCCATGGGTATTTATATTTTTTCGCCGCAGTTTCTGTTTGATAAGTTGATTGAAGATCACGATGATCCGCACTCGTCGAAAGATTTCGGCAAAGACATCATTCCGTCACTGATTGCCAACAGTCATGTGCAAGCGTATCCGTTTGTCGATGATCACGGTGAGCCGGGTTACTGGCGTGATGTCGGGACCTTGGCCTCCTATTGGAATGCAAATATGGATCTGTGTTCCATTACACCGGAACTCAATCTTTACAATGAAGACTGGCCGATCTGGACCTATCAGGCGCAGATGCCACCGGCAAAGTTCGCTTTTGACGATGAGGGCCGCCGCGGTGCTGCCATCGATTCCATGGTGTCTGCCGGGTGTATTCTGTCCGGTTCGCGGGTCAAGCGCTCCATTGTGTTCAGCGGCTGCTTTTTGCACAGCTATTCGTTTATCAAGGACAGCGTGATTTTGCCTCAGGTCGATATCGGCCGGGATTGTCGCATCACCAAAGCCATTATCGACAAGTCGTGCGTCATTGCTCCGGGAACCATCATCGGTGAAGATCGCGCTGAGGATGAAAAGCGCTTTTATGTTGATGAAAACGGCATCGTGCTGGTGACGCCGGACATGCTTGGTCAACATCTGCACATGGTGCGTTAA
- a CDS encoding glycoside hydrolase family 57 protein: MSSKTRVVLCWHMHQPHYRDALDGDYRLPWVYLHAIKDYADMVAHLEAFPKARVVVNFAPVLLEQLDDYGRQMRGWIREEIPMQDPLLNLVSGATSIPPEPELRADIITACQRAYAPTMIDRYAPFRELLDIARQQYIGDELDTMRISYLNSQFFADLLVWYHLAWLGKSVQNNDARVAQLMARKNNFTRIDRMLLMEVMAEVVESILPRYQALMEAGQIELSMTPYGHPIVPLLINFDSMKDAQPEAPKPRSNGYPGGLDRSRWHMARGIEVFQEYFGAVPNGVWLSEGAISSAALALLDEYDIAWTASGEGVWRASCEASNVSAAEMEHKKALYRVTEHPPSRCRLFFRDDGLSDLIGFRYKDWRAKDAAADFCHHLETIHGFFADDDKDRVITVILDGENAWEYYPDNAHQFLQALYGRLSEHPILSMATFSEVCESPTAKNSVSLPVLKAGSWVYGSFSTWIGERDKNAAWDLLVEAKQCYDRVALSGVLPEDKLARATAQLAVCEGSDWFWWFGDQNPSDSVRDFDQLFRRHLVRLYQLLEKIPPQKLKNPLSHGGGAAENAGTMRRNL, from the coding sequence ATGAGCAGTAAAACCCGCGTAGTGCTGTGCTGGCACATGCATCAACCCCATTATCGTGATGCCCTGGATGGCGACTACCGCCTGCCTTGGGTGTATCTCCATGCCATCAAAGATTATGCCGACATGGTGGCTCACCTGGAGGCGTTCCCCAAGGCACGGGTTGTGGTGAACTTTGCTCCGGTACTGCTGGAACAACTCGATGATTACGGTCGACAGATGCGTGGCTGGATTCGCGAAGAAATTCCTATGCAGGACCCATTGCTCAACTTGGTCTCCGGCGCAACGTCTATTCCGCCGGAGCCCGAGCTACGGGCTGATATCATCACCGCCTGTCAGCGTGCTTATGCGCCGACCATGATTGATCGCTATGCTCCGTTTCGTGAACTGCTCGATATTGCCCGTCAGCAATATATCGGCGACGAACTCGACACCATGCGCATCAGCTATCTGAATTCGCAGTTTTTTGCCGACCTGCTGGTCTGGTACCATTTGGCCTGGCTGGGAAAAAGTGTCCAAAACAACGATGCCAGGGTGGCGCAATTGATGGCGCGGAAAAACAATTTTACCCGCATTGATCGCATGCTGTTGATGGAGGTGATGGCCGAGGTGGTGGAGAGTATTCTGCCACGTTATCAGGCCTTGATGGAAGCGGGCCAGATCGAGTTGTCCATGACCCCGTACGGCCATCCCATCGTGCCGTTGCTGATCAATTTTGACAGTATGAAAGACGCTCAACCCGAAGCGCCGAAGCCGCGCAGTAACGGTTACCCCGGTGGTCTGGATCGCAGTCGCTGGCATATGGCGCGGGGAATTGAAGTGTTTCAGGAGTATTTTGGCGCAGTGCCCAACGGGGTGTGGTTATCGGAAGGGGCGATAAGCAGTGCGGCGTTGGCATTGCTTGATGAGTACGATATTGCCTGGACGGCTTCCGGCGAAGGGGTGTGGCGGGCCTCCTGCGAGGCGTCCAACGTTTCTGCCGCCGAAATGGAGCACAAAAAGGCGCTTTACCGTGTCACCGAGCATCCCCCGAGTCGGTGCCGACTGTTTTTTCGCGACGACGGTTTGTCCGACTTGATCGGGTTTCGTTACAAAGATTGGAGGGCCAAGGATGCCGCAGCCGATTTTTGTCATCATCTGGAAACGATTCATGGATTTTTTGCCGATGATGACAAGGACCGGGTGATCACAGTGATTCTCGACGGTGAGAATGCCTGGGAGTATTATCCCGACAATGCCCACCAATTCCTTCAGGCGTTGTATGGACGACTCAGCGAGCATCCGATTCTGTCCATGGCAACATTCAGTGAGGTCTGCGAGTCACCGACAGCTAAAAACAGCGTCAGTCTGCCAGTCCTGAAAGCCGGGAGCTGGGTGTATGGCAGCTTTTCGACCTGGATCGGTGAACGGGATAAAAATGCCGCCTGGGATCTGCTGGTTGAAGCCAAGCAGTGTTATGACCGTGTCGCCCTGAGTGGTGTCCTTCCCGAGGATAAGCTGGCACGCGCCACCGCGCAGTTGGCTGTGTGTGAAGGCTCTGACTGGTTCTGGTGGTTCGGCGATCAGAACCCTTCTGACAGTGTGCGTGATTTTGACCAGTTGTTCCGGCGTCATCTGGTGCGTTTGTATCAACTGCTGGAAAAAATTCCGCCGCAAAAGCTGAAGAATCCGTTATCGCATGGAGGGGGTGCCGCAGAAAATGCCGGTACCATGCGCCGTAACCTGTGA
- the malQ gene encoding 4-alpha-glucanotransferase, with product MTRTAGVLLHPTSLPGGTLDHEVIRFLDWMSDAGLRLWQMLPLGVPHDDRSPYQSLSCHALNPALLPAEQEAIDDAEYRRFVDEQQWWLDDYAFFVVLRGLFNKKSWSEWPEPLRFRDTHALAAIRERHHNELEALKKEQYRLFLRWEQVREAAHRRGITLFGDVPIAVAYDSVDVWANPELFKLDENLQPTVVAGVPPDYFSETGQRWGNPHYNWQLMERSGFHWWRQRIAMALTKVDLLRIDHFRGLEALWEIPAAAETAIDGTWVKTPGRALLETLRQDFPHMPFVAEDLGVITEDVVALRDDFDLPGLSVLQFGFDGMADNPHRIDNQVENSVVYTGTHDNNTTRGWFESLDEKLQQQVIAELPTDAGDMPWPVIVAALQSPAERAMVPMQDWLGLNEQHRLNTPGTVEGNWNWHFGWDQVAPTLAATIRDWLNRCDRL from the coding sequence ATGACCCGAACAGCCGGGGTGCTGTTGCATCCGACATCATTACCTGGGGGAACGCTTGATCATGAGGTGATCCGTTTTCTCGATTGGATGAGTGACGCAGGACTAAGGCTGTGGCAGATGTTACCGCTGGGCGTGCCTCACGATGATCGCTCACCGTACCAGTCGTTGTCCTGTCATGCGTTGAATCCGGCATTGCTGCCAGCTGAGCAGGAGGCGATCGACGATGCGGAGTATCGACGCTTTGTCGATGAGCAGCAGTGGTGGCTGGATGATTATGCCTTTTTTGTTGTGCTGCGTGGTTTGTTCAATAAAAAGAGTTGGTCGGAGTGGCCGGAGCCGTTGCGCTTTCGTGATACGCACGCTCTGGCGGCGATCCGTGAGCGTCACCACAACGAACTTGAAGCACTGAAAAAAGAGCAGTACCGCCTGTTTTTACGTTGGGAGCAAGTGCGTGAAGCCGCTCATCGGCGCGGCATTACCCTATTTGGCGATGTGCCGATCGCCGTGGCTTATGACAGCGTCGATGTCTGGGCGAACCCCGAGTTGTTTAAGCTGGATGAAAATCTGCAGCCGACCGTGGTTGCTGGGGTGCCGCCCGATTATTTCTCCGAAACCGGCCAGCGTTGGGGCAATCCCCACTACAACTGGCAACTCATGGAGCGAAGCGGTTTCCACTGGTGGCGACAGCGTATTGCCATGGCATTGACCAAGGTGGATTTGTTGCGGATTGATCATTTTCGTGGCCTCGAAGCTTTGTGGGAGATTCCCGCTGCGGCAGAAACCGCCATTGACGGAACCTGGGTGAAAACGCCGGGGCGTGCTTTGCTGGAGACGTTGCGCCAGGATTTTCCCCACATGCCGTTTGTTGCCGAAGACCTCGGGGTGATCACCGAAGATGTCGTGGCATTGCGCGATGACTTTGACTTGCCCGGTCTGTCTGTTCTACAGTTTGGCTTTGACGGCATGGCGGACAATCCGCACCGTATTGATAATCAGGTTGAAAATTCAGTGGTTTATACCGGAACCCATGATAACAATACCACGCGGGGCTGGTTTGAGTCTCTGGATGAGAAGCTGCAACAACAGGTGATAGCTGAGCTGCCCACAGATGCCGGAGACATGCCGTGGCCGGTCATTGTTGCGGCGTTGCAGTCCCCGGCCGAACGTGCCATGGTGCCGATGCAGGATTGGTTGGGATTAAATGAACAGCACCGCCTTAACACGCCGGGCACTGTTGAAGGTAATTGGAACTGGCATTTTGGCTGGGACCAGGTTGCGCCCACTTTGGCGGCGACGATTCGGGACTGGCTGAATCGCTGTGACCGTTTATAA
- the glgB gene encoding 1,4-alpha-glucan branching protein GlgB yields the protein MIEEPLTPDHYDVKCLAEGRHYDPFVLLGYHETPTDEWIIREWLPTATRAWIVDGPQLEAVGNSGVFRARISRADKQHLGNHYAIGWQEADGFEHQVISSYTFLPQVGDVDLHLFAEGRHWFLYDVLGANPCCLDGIDGVLFAVWAPSAERVSVVGGFNAWNGLRHPMRSRGQSGVWELFIPGLCPDDRYKFEIRDQWGHVHQKTDPYARSMEMRPRTASIIHASQHEWHDQAWMEQRREYDWQHQPLSIYEVHLGSWQRRDDQRFLNYRELAHRLVDYVLWMGFTHINLMPISEHPLDESWGYQTTGYYAPTRRFGDPDDFRYFVDHCHQNGIGVFLDWVPAHFPKDDYALARFDGSALYEHEDPRLGEHQDWGTYIFNFGRNEVRNFLIANALYWMREFHLDGLRVDAVASMLYLDYSREPGQWLPNAYGGNENIDAIDFIKTLNTEIHAQYPGAVLMAEESTSWPMVSRPTWMGGLGFSMKWNMGWMNDTLGYFSQNPVYRSFHHNELTFSQMYAYFENFILPLSHDEVVHLKHSLVDKMPGDVWQKRANLRLLFSYMMVHPGKKLLFMGGEFAQWEEWDCRHSLDWSVCDDPGHRGVQLLMRDLNHLYQQETALHLHDFESQGFDWIDCHDHQQSVLSFIRQAGDEQLICLFNFTPVVREGYRIGLPRRGCYRELINSDAEIYGGSNVGLAGRLCSEDQSWMGRPVSGVVTLPPLAMLVLKWEGDL from the coding sequence ATGATTGAAGAACCGCTAACTCCGGATCATTATGATGTCAAATGCCTTGCCGAAGGGCGTCATTATGATCCGTTTGTCCTGCTCGGCTACCATGAAACGCCGACGGACGAGTGGATTATCCGTGAATGGCTACCGACGGCAACTCGGGCGTGGATTGTCGATGGTCCGCAACTGGAGGCTGTTGGCAACAGCGGCGTCTTCCGTGCGCGAATCAGTCGCGCTGATAAGCAGCATCTTGGCAATCATTATGCGATCGGTTGGCAGGAAGCCGACGGTTTTGAACATCAGGTGATCTCTTCCTATACGTTTTTACCTCAGGTCGGCGATGTCGACTTGCATCTGTTTGCGGAGGGGCGTCATTGGTTTCTCTACGATGTCCTTGGTGCTAACCCCTGTTGTCTGGATGGTATTGACGGTGTGTTGTTTGCCGTCTGGGCGCCGTCGGCCGAGAGGGTTTCCGTGGTCGGCGGGTTCAATGCCTGGAACGGACTGCGTCACCCCATGCGTTCTCGGGGACAATCCGGTGTCTGGGAGCTGTTTATTCCCGGCCTGTGCCCTGATGACCGCTATAAATTTGAAATTCGCGATCAATGGGGCCATGTCCACCAGAAGACCGACCCTTACGCCCGTTCCATGGAGATGCGACCGCGCACCGCCTCAATTATCCATGCCAGTCAGCATGAATGGCACGATCAGGCGTGGATGGAACAACGCCGCGAATACGACTGGCAGCATCAACCGCTGAGTATCTACGAAGTGCACCTTGGTTCGTGGCAACGGCGTGATGATCAACGCTTCCTCAATTACCGCGAGCTGGCCCATCGCCTGGTCGATTATGTGTTGTGGATGGGGTTCACCCACATCAACCTGATGCCGATCAGCGAACATCCCCTCGATGAATCGTGGGGCTATCAGACCACCGGGTATTATGCGCCGACGCGCCGGTTCGGCGATCCCGACGATTTCCGTTACTTTGTTGATCATTGTCATCAAAACGGTATCGGCGTGTTTCTCGATTGGGTGCCGGCCCATTTCCCTAAGGATGATTATGCCCTGGCCCGCTTTGACGGTAGCGCTCTCTATGAGCACGAAGATCCGCGCCTCGGCGAACACCAGGATTGGGGCACCTATATCTTCAACTTCGGTCGCAATGAGGTGCGCAATTTTCTCATTGCCAACGCGTTGTATTGGATGCGCGAATTCCATCTTGACGGCTTGCGTGTTGATGCCGTGGCTTCGATGTTGTATCTCGATTACTCACGTGAGCCGGGACAATGGTTGCCCAATGCCTATGGCGGTAACGAAAATATCGATGCCATTGATTTTATCAAAACCCTCAACACTGAGATCCACGCCCAGTATCCCGGTGCCGTGTTGATGGCTGAAGAATCGACCTCATGGCCGATGGTGTCGCGACCCACCTGGATGGGCGGACTGGGGTTTTCCATGAAATGGAACATGGGCTGGATGAACGATACCCTGGGCTATTTTTCACAGAATCCGGTGTATCGGTCCTTTCATCATAACGAGCTGACCTTCAGTCAGATGTACGCTTATTTTGAAAACTTTATTTTGCCGCTATCGCATGACGAAGTGGTGCATCTTAAACATTCTTTGGTCGATAAAATGCCCGGTGACGTGTGGCAAAAACGGGCTAACCTGCGATTGCTGTTCAGTTATATGATGGTCCATCCGGGAAAGAAGCTGCTGTTCATGGGTGGTGAGTTCGCCCAGTGGGAAGAGTGGGACTGTCGCCACAGTCTCGACTGGTCGGTGTGTGATGATCCGGGGCATCGTGGTGTGCAGTTGCTGATGCGCGACCTGAATCATCTCTATCAGCAGGAGACCGCTCTACATCTGCACGATTTTGAGTCACAGGGTTTTGATTGGATCGATTGTCATGACCATCAACAGTCGGTCTTAAGCTTTATTCGTCAGGCCGGTGATGAACAACTGATCTGCCTGTTCAACTTTACCCCGGTGGTGCGTGAAGGTTACCGCATCGGCTTGCCACGGCGCGGCTGCTATCGGGAATTGATCAACAGTGATGCCGAAATTTACGGTGGCAGCAATGTCGGTTTGGCGGGTCGGCTGTGCAGCGAAGACCAATCGTGGATGGGCCGACCGGTCAGTGGTGTAGTAACTTTGCCACCATTGGCAATGCTGGTGTTGAAATGGGAAGGTGATCTCTGA
- the glgA gene encoding glycogen synthase GlgA — MKILFATSEVYPLIKTGGLADVSSGLPAALHALGEDVRVVIPAYRDALSAVGAVEELARFAVSGCGVTRTVTVLLAVEKPFGAEVLLLAVDDLFNRPGNPYQNSDGEDWWDNGERFGLFSRAVVEIAMDRAGLRWQPDVVHSHDWQTGLVPAFLSLETPRPRTVFTIHNLSYPGRFPYALFAGLGLPADWWHYTKLEFYNSLSMIKGGIVFADQVTTVSPSYADEICLPEHGLGLDGALQQCRDEQRLSGIINGMDTQVWNPATDEHIPYRYSVQKGRVAQKKRNKQALLTQMAGPQSEAALAAPLCGFVGRLVEQKGIDLIVDAVADWLENTDACFVFIGSGQAVYETLLRELAEHHPQRVFVYIGYSEAMAHLLEAGCDLFLMPSRFEPCGLNQMYSLAYGTPPVVHATGGLKDTVVDATVDSLKQGDGTGFVFNVPTGEALRDTVLRALALYQRPRSWQQLQKNGMLKDFSWQCSAERYLELYRSGGV, encoded by the coding sequence ATGAAAATACTGTTTGCAACCTCGGAAGTGTATCCGCTGATTAAAACCGGCGGGCTGGCTGATGTCAGCTCGGGGTTGCCGGCGGCGTTACACGCCTTGGGAGAAGACGTTCGGGTCGTGATCCCGGCCTATCGCGATGCTTTGTCCGCCGTTGGCGCGGTTGAGGAGCTTGCCCGTTTTGCTGTCAGCGGCTGTGGTGTGACCCGCACTGTTACGGTGTTGTTGGCTGTGGAGAAACCTTTTGGTGCCGAGGTGCTGTTGCTTGCGGTGGATGATCTGTTCAACCGACCGGGCAATCCCTATCAGAACAGTGACGGTGAAGACTGGTGGGATAACGGTGAACGGTTTGGTCTGTTCAGCCGTGCCGTGGTTGAGATCGCCATGGACCGTGCCGGTCTGCGCTGGCAACCCGATGTGGTGCATAGCCACGATTGGCAGACCGGTCTGGTGCCGGCGTTTCTCAGCTTGGAAACGCCACGGCCGCGCACGGTGTTTACGATCCATAACCTGTCCTACCCCGGCCGTTTCCCCTATGCGCTGTTTGCCGGACTCGGACTGCCTGCCGACTGGTGGCATTACACTAAACTGGAATTTTACAATAGCCTGTCGATGATTAAGGGTGGGATCGTTTTTGCCGACCAAGTGACCACGGTCAGTCCCAGTTATGCCGACGAGATCTGTCTGCCCGAGCATGGCTTGGGCTTGGATGGTGCGTTGCAGCAATGCCGCGATGAACAGCGCCTGAGTGGCATAATCAATGGCATGGATACCCAGGTCTGGAACCCGGCCACAGATGAACATATCCCTTATCGCTATAGTGTACAGAAGGGGCGGGTCGCGCAAAAAAAACGCAATAAGCAGGCGCTATTGACTCAGATGGCGGGTCCACAAAGCGAGGCTGCCCTGGCGGCGCCGTTATGTGGATTTGTCGGGCGGTTGGTGGAGCAAAAAGGGATTGATCTGATTGTTGATGCCGTGGCTGACTGGCTGGAAAACACAGATGCCTGTTTTGTGTTTATCGGCAGCGGACAAGCGGTGTATGAGACGCTGTTGCGCGAGTTGGCCGAGCACCATCCCCAGCGAGTGTTTGTTTATATCGGCTATTCGGAAGCCATGGCCCATTTACTTGAAGCGGGATGCGATCTGTTTCTGATGCCGTCGCGCTTTGAGCCCTGTGGCCTTAACCAGATGTATAGTCTTGCCTATGGCACTCCGCCGGTCGTCCATGCTACCGGTGGCCTCAAAGATACGGTGGTCGATGCGACGGTCGACAGCCTCAAGCAGGGTGACGGGACGGGATTTGTCTTTAACGTGCCCACCGGTGAAGCGCTACGGGATACCGTGTTGCGGGCTCTGGCGCTGTACCAACGTCCACGCAGTTGGCAACAATTACAGAAGAATGGCATGCTCAAGGACTTCAGCTGGCAATGCAGTGCCGAGCGCTATCTTGAGTTGTATCGTTCGGGAGGGGTGTAA